In one window of Tellurirhabdus rosea DNA:
- a CDS encoding four-helix bundle copper-binding protein: MIWKKNIYDTLVGCATVCDEYATECSRRSDIEDMYRCIFLSLDCADICRQMAMLYVRGSENTRLLAKTCIEICEKCAQECESLASERGCQIAGTCRQCIRTCLNILDMTTKPESDTAFSRSLFEALGRQEMIYN; the protein is encoded by the coding sequence ATGATCTGGAAGAAAAACATTTACGACACGCTGGTTGGATGCGCGACGGTGTGCGATGAATACGCAACGGAGTGTTCACGTCGGAGCGACATTGAAGATATGTACCGGTGCATTTTCCTGAGCCTCGACTGTGCCGACATTTGCCGTCAGATGGCGATGCTCTACGTCCGTGGCTCGGAAAACACCCGCCTGCTGGCCAAAACCTGCATTGAAATCTGCGAAAAATGCGCCCAGGAGTGCGAAAGCCTGGCCAGCGAACGCGGTTGCCAGATTGCAGGAACCTGCCGCCAGTGCATCCGCACCTGTCTGAATATTCTGGACATGACGACGAAGCCCGAAAGCGACACGGCTTTCTCCCGCTCCCTCTTCGAGGCGCTGGGCCGTCAGGAGATGATCTACAACTAA
- a CDS encoding porin family protein, which translates to MKKMLGHVLAATALLTGLITQDAAAQTRARSGIKGGFNASTLNIENGSDRKERYGFHVGVFTQVPLGETFAIQPELLYTSKGASAAYNAFGATGRTNFNLNYLELPVLATFKLGNTADLQIGPYAGYLLNSSLKTEGDLGTAVGSLNTDNFNRLDYGVAGGFNLYFGPLLVGLRYGQGLNKVADSGGANLLLGNAKNATGMVSVGFAF; encoded by the coding sequence ATGAAAAAAATGCTTGGACATGTCCTGGCAGCAACGGCCCTCCTGACTGGTCTGATCACTCAGGATGCTGCGGCCCAGACTCGTGCCCGTTCGGGTATCAAAGGCGGCTTTAACGCCAGCACGCTGAACATCGAAAACGGCAGTGACCGCAAAGAACGATATGGTTTTCACGTCGGCGTTTTTACGCAGGTCCCGCTCGGAGAAACCTTTGCTATCCAACCCGAACTGCTGTATACAAGCAAAGGCGCTTCGGCTGCCTACAACGCGTTTGGTGCTACCGGCCGCACGAATTTCAACCTGAATTATCTTGAACTTCCTGTCCTGGCGACCTTCAAGCTTGGTAACACCGCTGACCTGCAAATTGGACCGTACGCTGGTTATCTGCTTAATTCGTCCCTGAAAACGGAAGGCGATCTGGGCACTGCGGTTGGGTCTCTCAATACCGACAACTTTAACCGATTGGATTACGGGGTAGCCGGTGGTTTCAACCTCTACTTCGGTCCTCTGCTGGTGGGTCTGCGCTACGGCCAGGGCCTGAACAAAGTGGCAGATAGCGGCGGCGCTAATCTGCTGCTCGGCAACGCCAAAAACGCAACCGGCATGGTGTCTGTAGGGTTTGCCTTTTAA
- a CDS encoding DUF2188 domain-containing protein, with protein MRSLTPSVREKAIEIANSLLEQGGLDKQDVITTSISEARQWARRRFDDLDGMNHARQAFS; from the coding sequence ATGCGATCCCTGACACCGAGTGTCCGGGAGAAAGCGATCGAAATAGCGAATTCGCTGCTGGAGCAGGGTGGACTTGATAAACAGGATGTTATCACCACCAGCATCAGCGAAGCCCGCCAGTGGGCGCGGCGCCGTTTTGACGACCTCGACGGTATGAATCATGCCCGTCAGGCGTTTTCGTAA
- a CDS encoding DUF3891 family protein has product MIVRSTEKGWEVIHQQAHGLLALQAAMRWHPDRRPVRWPETLVALSEHDDGQDEWEGSNHLTEAGAPKDFQILNYSVSQAKKMVSIALEKSRWNALMVSMHASFLYEPLRRENRELDAFLNQQQKNQQDWIKVLKTTRKEVQYGYDFLQWCDALSLILVQNQLPPESRRLEISIGPDGVSYYILQRPDQTLAVEPWPFDCDEFEARVEVYQLSQLSFKDDPDLYNALLEAPIEERCWIFRK; this is encoded by the coding sequence ATGATCGTTCGCTCCACCGAAAAAGGCTGGGAAGTCATTCACCAGCAGGCGCATGGATTGCTGGCTTTGCAGGCGGCTATGCGCTGGCATCCGGACAGGCGGCCCGTTCGCTGGCCCGAAACGCTGGTAGCGCTCTCGGAACACGATGATGGCCAGGATGAGTGGGAGGGAAGCAACCACCTGACCGAAGCGGGCGCCCCCAAGGACTTTCAGATTCTGAATTACTCCGTCAGTCAGGCCAAGAAGATGGTGTCCATTGCGCTGGAAAAAAGCCGGTGGAACGCCCTGATGGTGTCGATGCACGCCTCCTTTCTCTACGAGCCGCTCCGCCGCGAAAACCGCGAACTGGATGCGTTTCTCAATCAGCAGCAGAAAAACCAGCAGGACTGGATAAAAGTCCTTAAAACCACCCGCAAAGAGGTGCAGTACGGGTACGACTTTCTGCAATGGTGCGACGCGCTCTCGCTGATTCTGGTGCAAAATCAACTGCCGCCCGAAAGCCGCCGCCTGGAAATCAGCATCGGCCCCGATGGCGTTTCCTACTATATTTTGCAGCGCCCCGACCAGACCCTGGCCGTAGAGCCCTGGCCCTTCGACTGCGACGAGTTTGAGGCCCGGGTCGAAGTTTACCAGCTTTCCCAGCTTAGTTTCAAAGACGACCCAGATCTATACAACGCCCTGCTGGAAGCTCCCATCGAGGAACGCTGCTGGATTTTCCGGAAATAA
- a CDS encoding hybrid sensor histidine kinase/response regulator, whose product MSDKPIRVLLVEDDEDDYVLTKTLVSTRDNANIKLDWVTEFDDALQHACQRDYDVFLVDYRLGERTGIELIQEAFKTGCQAPMILLTGQDDIEVDYSALKLGAADYLVKGRIDAQLLGRSIRYAVRQAEITAELAEKENKYRSLFERSIDAIFVTDRNMVIREANPSLEKLTGYSQDELCGKMPLVLFDKPEQYEVLHQRLAENGQIKDYEVVLMSRDGRKFDCLLSVVAVAQKGGDLNWFQGIVRDITEQKKAQRDLLVAEKLSMTGKIARSIAHEVRNPLTNVNMALEQLREDVPTDDPVAGLYMDIIRRNAERIGQLITEMLNSSKPRELDLRANSFNEAVRETLHLIDDRLRLKGMTLVTEFMPDPCLIPLDKEQFKTALINILVNAVEAMDEEKGVLTVKTLEAGDDNVMVCVEDNGSGLTEEVRQRLFDPFFTRKQGGMGLGLTTTQNIINGHRGSIEVESQQGVGTTFRLIFPKG is encoded by the coding sequence GTGTCTGACAAACCAATCCGGGTCCTGCTGGTAGAGGACGATGAAGACGACTATGTGCTGACGAAAACCCTGGTCTCTACCCGCGATAATGCCAACATCAAACTGGATTGGGTGACCGAGTTTGACGACGCCCTTCAGCATGCCTGTCAACGTGATTATGATGTGTTCTTGGTCGATTACCGGTTGGGCGAACGCACCGGGATTGAACTGATTCAGGAAGCTTTCAAAACCGGTTGCCAGGCCCCCATGATCCTGCTGACCGGGCAGGATGATATAGAGGTCGATTATTCGGCTTTGAAACTCGGTGCCGCCGATTACCTGGTGAAAGGCCGCATCGACGCCCAGCTGCTGGGCCGGAGCATCCGCTACGCCGTTCGGCAGGCCGAAATTACCGCCGAGCTGGCCGAGAAGGAGAACAAATACCGCTCGCTGTTCGAACGGTCCATCGACGCCATTTTCGTAACGGACCGGAACATGGTCATTCGGGAGGCTAATCCTTCGCTCGAGAAACTGACCGGGTACTCGCAGGACGAACTCTGCGGGAAAATGCCGCTGGTGCTTTTCGATAAGCCGGAGCAGTACGAAGTGCTGCACCAGCGACTCGCCGAGAACGGGCAGATCAAAGATTATGAAGTAGTGCTGATGAGCCGGGACGGGCGGAAGTTCGACTGCCTCCTGTCCGTGGTGGCCGTGGCCCAGAAGGGCGGCGACCTGAACTGGTTTCAGGGCATCGTGCGGGACATTACGGAACAGAAAAAAGCCCAGCGCGACCTGCTGGTGGCCGAAAAGCTTTCCATGACGGGCAAGATCGCCCGCAGCATCGCCCACGAGGTCCGCAACCCGCTCACCAACGTCAACATGGCGCTGGAGCAGCTCCGGGAGGACGTCCCGACCGACGACCCGGTGGCGGGCCTTTACATGGACATCATCCGCCGGAACGCCGAACGCATCGGGCAGCTGATCACCGAAATGCTGAATTCGTCGAAGCCCCGCGAACTGGATCTGCGCGCCAACAGCTTCAACGAGGCCGTCCGCGAAACGCTGCACCTGATCGACGACCGGCTCCGGCTGAAAGGCATGACACTGGTGACCGAGTTTATGCCCGACCCCTGCCTGATTCCGCTCGACAAGGAGCAGTTCAAAACGGCGCTGATCAATATTCTGGTCAATGCCGTGGAGGCGATGGATGAGGAAAAAGGGGTGCTGACCGTGAAGACCCTGGAAGCCGGCGACGACAACGTTATGGTCTGCGTCGAGGACAACGGATCGGGCCTGACCGAAGAAGTCCGGCAGCGGCTGTTTGACCCGTTCTTCACCCGCAAACAGGGCGGCATGGGCCTCGGCCTGACCACCACGCAAAACATCATCAACGGCCACCGCGGGTCTATCGAGGTAGAAAGCCAGCAGGGCGTAGGCACCACGTTTCGTCTTATTTTTCCGAAAGGCTGA
- a CDS encoding response regulator: MDVKQHKTSILIADDDADDRMLLEQAFQKAKLTSKLYFVEDGEELLDFLYQRPPYENSMRPSLIILDLNMPRKNGVQALREIKENDQLRQIPVVVLTTSTAEEDILRTYDLGVSSYISKPFDFKSLLEITQTIKKYWIDTVSLPDDSNR; this comes from the coding sequence ATGGATGTTAAACAACATAAGACCAGCATCCTGATCGCTGATGACGACGCTGATGACCGTATGCTGCTGGAACAGGCTTTTCAGAAGGCCAAGCTTACGTCAAAGCTGTACTTTGTGGAAGACGGAGAAGAACTGCTCGATTTTCTATACCAACGCCCGCCCTACGAAAATTCTATGCGGCCAAGTCTGATTATTCTGGATTTGAACATGCCCCGGAAAAACGGGGTACAGGCCCTGCGCGAGATCAAGGAAAACGACCAGCTGCGGCAGATACCGGTGGTGGTGCTGACCACTTCGACGGCCGAAGAAGATATTCTGAGGACATACGACCTGGGGGTTAGTTCGTATATCTCTAAGCCGTTTGACTTCAAAAGTTTGCTAGAAATTACTCAAACCATTAAAAAATACTGGATTGACACCGTTTCCTTACCTGACGACTCAAACCGATAG
- a CDS encoding pyridoxamine 5'-phosphate oxidase family protein produces the protein MENSTQRNAGMEKVKDLIESIRIGMFTTQDEQNRLVSRPMAIMQIDDNGSLWFLTKKQTPKTDQIEKDYHVNVAFAHPDKASYVSVTGTAQEVYDRSKIDEIWSPMAKPWFPQGKEDPELMAIRVDTDTAEYWDSTSSRMVRLFEMARAAVTGDTYKEGENKLVQNK, from the coding sequence ATGGAAAACTCAACACAGCGTAACGCCGGCATGGAAAAGGTGAAAGACCTGATCGAGTCCATCCGGATTGGCATGTTTACCACCCAGGACGAGCAGAACCGGCTGGTGAGCCGTCCGATGGCCATCATGCAGATCGACGACAACGGAAGCCTCTGGTTTCTGACCAAAAAACAAACGCCCAAAACGGACCAGATCGAGAAGGATTACCACGTCAACGTAGCCTTCGCTCATCCCGACAAAGCTTCCTACGTCTCGGTTACGGGGACGGCCCAGGAGGTGTACGACCGTTCCAAAATTGACGAAATCTGGTCGCCCATGGCCAAACCCTGGTTTCCGCAAGGCAAGGAAGACCCCGAACTGATGGCAATCCGGGTCGATACGGACACGGCCGAGTACTGGGATTCAACGTCCAGCCGCATGGTCCGCCTCTTCGAAATGGCCCGCGCCGCCGTGACGGGAGATACGTACAAGGAGGGGGAGAACAAACTGGTGCAAAATAAATGA